Proteins encoded in a region of the Triplophysa rosa linkage group LG14, Trosa_1v2, whole genome shotgun sequence genome:
- the laynb gene encoding layilin isoform X2, with amino-acid sequence MDFMKLIGTVLAVCFHPSCASKAFGGQRICRRGTEKPCYKITGFQDIRLRVNFETARQKCREDDGELLSIETENEQRLVERFVQELRASDGDFWIGLRRDQKNSAADCPSKYYWLDNSQATFRNWLVMEPSCGREQCVALFYRASTSAGQKEGTLFKWTDYNCNSKNNFICKYSEEKHLVPTSADNVTAHTGLDDLALIPKHPPSTKDNDKINTELSESSVSLSDDTVNIYYILLATIPVMLLLILAVSGVFCFRVMTRRRKEQNIIYAVPGQWVRTVPPKGQNEHERTNKFPQPAAHLEYMCSELNRPFIVTSTNGQFEDYENVPSSTTQCGFVTNDIYETCRSPSAVEAGWVDNDIYGY; translated from the exons ATGGATTTCATGAAACTGATCGGAACTGTTTTAGCAGTTTGTTTTCATCCCAGCTGCGCATCGAAGGCGTTTGGTG GCCAGAGGATATGCCGGAGAGGGACAGAGAAGCCCTGCTATAAAATCACTGGTTTCCAGGACATCAGGCTGAGAGTGAACTTTGAGACAGCCAGACAGAAGTGCAGGGAGGATGATGGAGAGCTGCTCAGCATTGAGACTGAAAACGAGCAGCGTTTGGTGGAGAGGTTTGTTCAGGAGCTCCGGGCATCTGATGGAGACTTCTGGATAGGGCTACGAAGAGACCAGAAAAACTCTGCTGCAGACTGTCCATCAAAATATTACTGGCTGGATAACAGTCAGGCCACATTCAG GAACTGGCTGGTGATGGAGCCCTCGTGTGGCCGTGAACAATGTGTGGCGTTATTCTACCGTGCCTCCACCTCTGCTGGCCAGAAGGAGGGCACCCTGTTCAAGTGGACTGACTATAATTGCAATTCCAAGAATAATTTTATCTGCAAGTACTCAGAGG AGAAGCATCTTGTCCCCACTTCAGCAGATAATGTGACAGCACACACAG GTCTTGATGATCTCGCATTAATACCAAAGCACCCGCCCAGTACAAAGGACAATGATAAGATAAACACAGAACTCTCTGAGTCATCAG tttcactttcagaTGACACGGTTAATATTTACTACATCCTCCTGGCTACTATACCTGTGATGCTGCTGTTAATATTGGCAGTGTCAGGAGTGTTCTGTTTTCGAGTCATGACCAGGAG GAGAAAAGAACAGAATATAATATATGCCGTTCCAGGGCAGTGGGTGCGCACGGTACCACCGAAAGGTCAAAACGAACATGAACGCACCAATAAATTCCCGCAGCCCGCAGCTCATCTGGAGTACATGTGTTCGGAACTTAATAGACCGTTTATCGTTACTTCCACAAACGGTCAGTTTGAGGATTACGAGAATGTTCCAAGCAGTaccacacagtgtggttttgtcacaaatgacatttatgagACCTGCCGGAGCCCCTCGGCAGTAGAGGCCGGATGGGTGGACAACGACATCTATGGATACTAA
- the laynb gene encoding layilin isoform X1, producing MALVCFDIKLIVKLWSRSVTRRQSADNNGQRICRRGTEKPCYKITGFQDIRLRVNFETARQKCREDDGELLSIETENEQRLVERFVQELRASDGDFWIGLRRDQKNSAADCPSKYYWLDNSQATFRNWLVMEPSCGREQCVALFYRASTSAGQKEGTLFKWTDYNCNSKNNFICKYSEEKHLVPTSADNVTAHTGLDDLALIPKHPPSTKDNDKINTELSESSVSLSDDTVNIYYILLATIPVMLLLILAVSGVFCFRVMTRRRKEQNIIYAVPGQWVRTVPPKGQNEHERTNKFPQPAAHLEYMCSELNRPFIVTSTNGQFEDYENVPSSTTQCGFVTNDIYETCRSPSAVEAGWVDNDIYGY from the exons ATGGCTCTTGTGTGCTTTGATATAAAACTGATCGTGAAACTATGGAGTCGTTCGGTAACACGGCGACAGTCGGCAGATAATAACG GCCAGAGGATATGCCGGAGAGGGACAGAGAAGCCCTGCTATAAAATCACTGGTTTCCAGGACATCAGGCTGAGAGTGAACTTTGAGACAGCCAGACAGAAGTGCAGGGAGGATGATGGAGAGCTGCTCAGCATTGAGACTGAAAACGAGCAGCGTTTGGTGGAGAGGTTTGTTCAGGAGCTCCGGGCATCTGATGGAGACTTCTGGATAGGGCTACGAAGAGACCAGAAAAACTCTGCTGCAGACTGTCCATCAAAATATTACTGGCTGGATAACAGTCAGGCCACATTCAG GAACTGGCTGGTGATGGAGCCCTCGTGTGGCCGTGAACAATGTGTGGCGTTATTCTACCGTGCCTCCACCTCTGCTGGCCAGAAGGAGGGCACCCTGTTCAAGTGGACTGACTATAATTGCAATTCCAAGAATAATTTTATCTGCAAGTACTCAGAGG AGAAGCATCTTGTCCCCACTTCAGCAGATAATGTGACAGCACACACAG GTCTTGATGATCTCGCATTAATACCAAAGCACCCGCCCAGTACAAAGGACAATGATAAGATAAACACAGAACTCTCTGAGTCATCAG tttcactttcagaTGACACGGTTAATATTTACTACATCCTCCTGGCTACTATACCTGTGATGCTGCTGTTAATATTGGCAGTGTCAGGAGTGTTCTGTTTTCGAGTCATGACCAGGAG GAGAAAAGAACAGAATATAATATATGCCGTTCCAGGGCAGTGGGTGCGCACGGTACCACCGAAAGGTCAAAACGAACATGAACGCACCAATAAATTCCCGCAGCCCGCAGCTCATCTGGAGTACATGTGTTCGGAACTTAATAGACCGTTTATCGTTACTTCCACAAACGGTCAGTTTGAGGATTACGAGAATGTTCCAAGCAGTaccacacagtgtggttttgtcacaaatgacatttatgagACCTGCCGGAGCCCCTCGGCAGTAGAGGCCGGATGGGTGGACAACGACATCTATGGATACTAA